The Desulfovibrio sp. JC022 nucleotide sequence CCCGGTGATGGTCTGCCATGCACGGTTGACCAGTTTTACCCTGCCCTCGATGTCCAGCACGGCAATGCCGATGGGGATCTCGTTCAAAAGGTCCGGGAGCATGAACTGCTGGCCCATCAGGCCGTTGATTATATACGGAGCTTCGGTTGCCATGTGAATTTGATAACATGAATGGTTTTGATGCGCTACGCGCTTTTTTGGGAAGCCTCCGGCGGCGCTTTCAGCGGGACCAGAGAAACTTTTTGAAAAAAGTTTCTCTGGACTCTTCAAAAACTTTTATTAAGGCTTCGCCGCTTTGTTTGGGAGAGTTGTTGTTTGTTTGGAACAGTTGTATGTTCCGCCCAAGGAAACAAAATTATGAAAACATATATATTTATACCTCCTGTTCGTAAGCCCACCGGGGGGATTACGGTTTTTTGTCAGATAGCTTCCATTCTCGCCCGTCACGGTAAGGATGTGCAGCTTGTCATGCGTGAAAAGGGCAGCTGGATGCCGCAACTTGCGGAAGGATATCCTGATCCGATTCACTGGGATGATGTGCAGCTGACCCCGGATGATCTCTGGCTGGTGCCTGAAGGCTGGGTGAATAGTCTTGCCCCGGGGCTGAATGCTAAGGCTAGGTGTTTGGTTTACTGTCAGAATTGGGCTTATCTGTTTTCTTCCCTGCCGGAAGGAGTGTCCTGGGCTAATTTGCCTGTTTCGTTTCTTGCGGTTTCACATCCTGTTGAATGGTTCATGCAGCAGACCGTGGGCAAGGTTTCCCCGATCCTGAGGCCGGGCATTGATACAGAGCTTTTTTATCCTCCTGAGAAGAAGCCCGGAGGAAAACTCAAAATTGCGTATATGCCGCGCAAGAACAAAGCTCTCGTGAGTCAGATTAAATCTATTTTTGAGTCGCGCAATGCCGGAGCCGAGGTCCGCTGGGTGGAGATTGCCGGGATGGATGCCAAGGGCGTGGCCGAAACTTTGCGTTCCTGCCATATTTTTCTTGTTTCCGGTTTCCCCGAAGGTTGCCCGCTGCCGCCTCTTGAATCTCTTGCGTCTGGCTGTATCCCAGTGGGATTTTCCGGTTTCGGCGGCTGGGATTACATGCGTCAGATTGAAGGTGCCACCTTCAAACCATGGTGGCCCCTGCGTGATGTTTCGTGGTCCGGCAACGGTTTCTGGTCCGCCGATGCGGACGTGCTTGATGCGGCCTTCAATCTTGAAAAAGCCATCACCCTCTGGCGTGAGGGCGGTTCCGTCCTTGACAGTGCCTTAGAAGCAGGGCAACAGACCATCCGTTCATATACAGTGGAAGAGCAGGAAAAGACTGTTCTGGAGATTTGGGAAAAGTTTTAAAAATATTTTTAGACCCATCTAATAAAAGGTTTAAGGCCCCCGGCAGGGTCGCCGAAGGCCTTTTCATCAAAAGCGCGATAGCGCATCCTATCTATAAAATGGCTAAGAAAAACAGAGCATTGCCCCAGAGCGTGGGTATAAATATTCCGGGCGTGGAGACCCATGCCCATTTGGATCTGGAAGAGTTCCGTGAAGACCTGCCTGAAGTGCTGACAAGGGCCAAAGAGAGCGGAGTCGGTAAAATCGGAAACGTCTTTCTGGGACCGCAGGCCTACCATGAGAACAAGAAACTTTTTGCGGATTACCCGGAAGTGTTCTTCTTGCTCGGCGTGCATCCCAATGATTCCGGTAAATTTGTGGAAGATGACATTGAAGCCATGCGCGATGCTTTCAAGACTGAGCCGCGTTTGAAGGCGGTTGGTGAGATCGGCCTTGATTTTTATTGGGACCGTGTGCCGTATGATGTGCAGGAAGATGTGTTCCGCAAACAGCTTAAACTGGCAGATGAACTGGATCTCCCGGTGGTAATCCACAGCCGTGATGCCCATGAGCGGACCATTGAAGTGCTGGAAGATTTCGGCTGGTCCGGCAAACCGCTGCTCTGGCATTGTTTCGGCGGAGATGCTGAGACCGCAAAGCGTATCGTTGACCACGGCTGGTATATTTCCGTACCCGGTCCGGTTACCTATAAAAAGAATGAAATTGCGCAGGAAGCGGTTAAGTCTATCCCGCTGGACCGTCTGGTGCTGGAAACTGACTGCCCGTTCCTGACCCCCGAACCGTGGCGCGGCAAGCGTAATGAACCCGCGTTTGTGGTTTTCACTGCCGCTAAAGTTGCTGAGCTGAAGGAAATGGATGTGAACGAGTTGTGGAAAGCCTGCTCAGAGAATGCGCATAAGTTCTTTAATTTAGGGAATTAACGTGATTAGAAAGGTTCTGCCCGAAGAGTATGATTTTTTAGGTAGTCTGTGGCTTGAAGTGTCCATTAATGCTCACGATTTTATTTCCCGTGAATTCTGGGAAGCAAATCTCGATGCCATGCGCAATGAATATCTACCCGCCTCTGAAACATGGGTGATTGAGCAAGATGGCGATATTGCGGGCTTTATGAGTCTTATGGGTGAAACCGTTGCGGCTTTGTTTGTTTCTGCCGATAAGCAGGGAAATGGCCTTGGATCACGTCTGCTGCACCATGCAAAAGAAGAATATGAAAGTCTCAACCTTTGCGTTTACAAAGAAAATTTATCTTCTGTGGCATTTTACAAAAAACAGGGATTCAAGGTGTCTGAAGAACGCGCAGATGAGCACACCGGACATGTTGAATTTGTGATGAGCTGGCAGCGTTAAACTTTCAGCCGTTTATTTGCTGACCACTTGGTTGCGTCCGGATTCCTTGGCGCAATACATCCGTTTGTCGGCAATGTTCAGCAATGCATCCGCTGATGGTTCCTGACATTCCTCTATGGAAGCAATACCGCAACTGGCGGTTATCTTTACCTTGCCTTCGGGAACGGAAATGGTGGCATTTTCGCAGGCTGACCTGATTCTTTCGGCTACAATAACTGCTTCTTTTTTTTCCGAACCGGGCATGAGGATTACGAATTCTTCCCCTCCGTAACGGCAGGGAATATCCACGCCTTGGCGGCTGTTGTCGTGCAATATCTGACCTACAGCGCGCAGGACCATGTCTCCGGTGGCGTGGCCGTAGCTGTCGTTTACGGCTTTGAAATCATCCACATCAAGCATGATGACCGAAAGTGGGCCGCCTCTGCGTTTAAAGCGCTGAATTTCTTCACGCACCCTGATGAACAGGTAACGGCGCATGTACAGCCCGGTCAGGCTGTCTTCAATGGTCTGGCGGAAGAGCCTTGAATTTTCAATGGAAATCGCCGCTACTGTTGAAACTATGCCCAACTGGAAAAGTTCAGAAATATCCCACTGCTGATCCTTGCCCCGGTAAAGAGTCACGAATCCCCGGATACGGTCACGGGAACCGACCAGCGGTATGCACAGGCAGGTTTTGTCTGTGTCGCAGTATTCTGAAGGCAGGGGGTAGATTGAATCGTCGCAAACCGGACGCACTACCGGCTTCAGGGATTGGGCTGCTTCAATCATGGCTTTGGTCAGCGGAATCTGTTCATCAATTATGAATCTGTGCTGCTTATGGGAAGCGGCAACCCCTTTGAGCTGGTCGTATTCATCGTACATCATCAGGGTCGCGTCCTGACAATTACCAAGATCGCAAAAAGCTTCCAGAACCCGGTCCACAAGGATGTCGGGGTCTACTTCCATGGCCAGAAGCCGGGTCGCAAAATTTATGGTCAACAGCGTTGAATCAAAATCGAATTTATCAATGGACATGTTGGGTATGGTGTTGGTGTTGGTGTTGGTGGAGTGAGTAATCATACAATGGGTTCGGGTAAAAATACAGCACTAGATTTATGTGAAATTTAACGCAAATGAATTTATTGAATTGGATGATTGACAAATTTTTTATCAAGAGTACAAAAAATTCTGGAGCTGATAAAAAATTATTATGAGGGAGAGAATTTTGCCAGCTATTGTTAAGTCTATATCCTGTGAGATTGATCATTATGTTCCTTTTGTGGAATTTCTGGGAACATTTCTGGGTGATAATTGTGAAGTTGTCCTGCACGATACCACCAGCAAGGAAAAATCGGTACTTGCCATTGCCAACGGACATATTTCCGGGCGTGGTGTGGGTGCGCCCTTGACTGATCTGGCCTTGAAGTTTCTGGTGGATGAAGTTTACCGCCAGCAAGATTGGATGATGGGCTACACCACTGAAGGGCGAAACGGTCATATTCTCCATTCCGCAACATATTTTATTAAAGGGTCCGGTGGTGACTTGTTGGGGATGCTTTGCCTGAACATGGATACCTCCGATATGCTGGCCGCCCGCGACATGATTAACAAAGTGATTCATAGTGCCGGGTTCGAGCGTTCTGTCAAGAAAGAGGACCATTCCTCCGCCCCTGCTGGTGAAGAGCATAGTGAAACCTTCCCTAAGTCCATGGAAGACCTGACAGAATCCCTTATTGTGCGCGTTATTTCAGATACTAATATTCTGCCGGAACGCATGACTTCTGATGAAAAACAGGATGTGGTCTCAACCCTCAATGAGCGGGGTGTGTTCATGCTTAAAGGGGCTATTAAGGACGTAGCAAAGCATCTGGTGGTCTCTGAGGCTACAGTCTACCGTTATTTGCAGAAGATTAACGATAAATAATTATTACTGGAAAGAATTTTTAAACCGGGCCGAGTCTTTTTAGATTCGGTCCGGTTTTTTTGTTTTGTAGGAAAAGTAAGTGCGTACTTCTTTTTTGCGAAATTGAATGTGTTTATTTTTTGTGTTTCGAATTTCTCTTTTTTTAATAATAAAATTTTCTTGTTTGGATAAAAATTTATTGACGTGTGATTTTCTTATCGCTATACGTGGATTCATAGCAACGTGAAGGTTGTTTTTGAACTCAAAGGAAATATCCATACAGGAGATAGTGATGAAGAAAGTTGTTGTAAGTGAGAAAGCCCCCGCAGCAGTAGGCTGCTACTCTCACGCAATTGAAACCGGAAATCTGGTTTTCACCTCCGGTCAGCTGCCCATCAATGCTGAAACCGGAAAAATGCCTGAAGGTCCTGCTGCTCAGGCCAAGCAGGCCCTCGATAACCTGAAGTACGTTCTTGAAGCAGCCGGAGCCACCATGGATGACGTGGTCAAGACCACCGTGCTGATCCAGAACATCGAAGACTTCGCTGCTATCAACGAAGTTTACGCGACTTATTTCTCTGAACCGTTTCCCGCACGCAGCTGCTTTGAAGTGGCAAATCTTCCCCTTGGTGCTTTGGTGGAGATTGAGGCTGTTGCGGCTAAATAATTAAATTCGGCTCGTGGTGCTGCCGGGTTAATTCTAAGGGTCGTTTACGGCCCTTACAAAGGAGTGGAAAAATGTCTAAGGAATCAAAATTCAAAGAGTTTGGGCTGATCATTAAATTGCTTTTCGGTATTGCAGCCGGTGTGGGAATCGGTCTTTTTGCAAATCATGCGGTAATGGAAGTTGTGGTTACTGCTAAATATGTAATGGGTCAGTTTATTTTTTATACTGTTCCTCTTGTCATTCTTGCTTTTATCGCCCCGGCAATTACCAGACTGGGCCAGAACGCATCTAAAATGCTGGGTGTGGGTGTTTCCCTTGCTTACCTTTCCGCTGCCGGTGCTGCTACTATGGCTGCTGTCGCTGGGTATGTACTCATCCCTCATCTTTCAATTGCCACTCAGGTTGAAGGTCTTCGCGAGCTTCCCGAAGTTGTTTTTCAGCTGTCCATCCCGCCGATTATGTCTGTTATGACCGCGCTGGTGACCGCTATCGTGCTTGGTCTTGCCACTATCTGGGTCAAAGCCAAGACTTTTGAAAATATGCTCGGCGAATTTGAGAACATTATGATGCAGGTAGTTACCCGGATCATTATTCCTATTCTGCCCTTCTTTATCGCAGCCACTTTTGCCGGACTTGCTTACGAAGGAAGCCTCACCAAGCAGCTTCCGGTATTTCTTGAAGTTATTGTGATTGTCCTCGTAGGTCATTTCATCTGGCTCACTTTCCTGTACACCCTTGCAGGCATCATTTCCAAACGTAACCCCCTTGAAGTTTTCAAGCATTATCCGCCCGCATACCTCACAGCGGTAGGTACCATGTCCAGTGCCGCAACTCTGCCTGTTTCTCTTGAATGTGCAGGTAAGTCCAAGGCTCTCGGCAAGGACACTGTTGAGTTCATGGTTCCCCTTGGCGCGACCATCCACCTTTGCGGTTCCGTGCTCACTGAAACCTTTTTCGCCATGACCATCTCCATGATGCTCTACGGTACCCTGCCTTCCGTGGGCACAATGACCATGTTTATCCTGCTCTTCGGCATCTTCGCCATCGGCGCACCCGGCGTTCCCGGCGGAACCGTTATGGCTTCCCTCGGTATCGTTGTCGGCGTACTCGGTTTCGACCCCGCAGGTGTTGCACTGCTGCTGGCAGTCTTCGCCCTTCAGGACAGCTTCGGTACTGCCTGTAACGTAACCGGTGACGGTGCCCTTGCTCTCATGATGGAAGGTATCTTCAATCGCAACGGTGAACTCGACAAAGCCCGCACTTCTTAATGAAATAATTTCGCCTCCGGCGGCCCTGCCGGGAGCCTTAAACCCTTTTGGTAAAAGGGTTTAAGAATCCCAAAACTTTTCAGTAGGCTTTTGCCGCTGGAGGCGAAAATGAAAACAAAAAAAAGAAATCCGTTTTCCCACGTAAGGTCGAACTAGTTCCTCGCACAATCGACCACCCAACTTGGCGAAGCCCTAATAAAAGTTTTTGAAGAGTCCAGAGAAACTTTTTTCAAAAAGTTTCTCTGGTCCCCCCCGAAGGGGCCGCCGGAGGCATATCATCATGACAAATAAAAAATGGTCTGAATACGCAGAAATTTTGAAACGTGAAGTTGTTCCCGCTCTCGGCTGCACAGAGCCTATCGCCATTGCCCTTGCTGCTGCCAGGGCGGCTGAGACTCTTGGTAAAGAAGCCGAAAAAGTAGTTGTTAAAGTGAGCGGCAACCTGCTCAAAAACGGTATGGGCGTAGGCGTTCCCGGTACCGGAATGACCGGGCTGGACATCGCTGCAGCTGTAGGCGTTACCGGTGGTAAATCCGAACTCGCGCTGGAAGTTCTGCGTGACCTTGATGCCGAGCAACTGGCAGCGGGTAAGAAGTTGCTGGCTGATGGTCGTTTACATGTAGAGTTGGCCGACACTGAAGAATTGCTTTACGTGGAAGCTGTTGTTGAATCAGGTGCTGATTCAGCCCGCTGCGTAATCGCTCGTGCTCATGCAGCTATTGTGCTGGTGGAAAAGAACGGTGAAGAAGTTTTTTCCGCACCGCTTATGAGCGAGGACAAGGAAGAGTCCGGCTGTTCTATGACCATGAAAGAAATTTTCGAATACGCCACCGAGGCTCCGCTGGAAGATCTGCGTTTTATTCTTGAAGCTGTAGAGCTTAATGAGAAGGTTGCAACTGAAGGCCTTACTGATGACTGGGGGCTGAAAGTGGGTAAATCCATTGCCAAGGATATTGAAGACGGCATCCGTTCCGATGATATAGTTTCATACGCCATCAAGATGACCGCCGCAGCTTCCGATGCGCGTATGGAAGGTATCCAGATGCCGGTAATGAGCAACTCCGGCAGCGGCAACCAGGGGCTGACCGCGACTCTGCCTGTGCTGGCCTTTGCCAGACGTCGCAATGCCAGTGAAGAACAGCTTGTGCGAGCTCTGATACTGAGCCACCTTTCCGCAGTACACATGAAGAGCCATCTTGGTAAGCTTTCCGCTCTTTGCGGGGCCAGCCTTGCCGCGACTGCTTCCGGCTGCGGTATTGTTCTTATTCTCGGCGGCGGACTGGAAGAGGTTGAAAGCGCCATTAAGAACACCCTCGGCGATATTGCCGGAATGATCTGCGACGGCGCAAAAACTTCCTGCGCTCTGAAGGTTTCATCCGCAGTGGAAGCAGCCATCAATTCCGCACTGCTGGCAATGAAAGGAATCTCCATCCCCGGTAAAGATGGAATTCTTGATGATGATATCGAAGCCTGTATCCGTAACGTGGGACAGCTTGGGTCCGTGGGGATGGCTCAGACCGATAAGGTCATCCTTGAGATCATGACCGGGAAGCACACCACTGCCCCGGCAGCATAATTTTACAGAACTACATCTTCCCCCCTTAAGTTCGTCCTTCCTTGGATTGACGAGAACAAGAAGCCCCCGGTTTTACCACAAACCGGGGGCTTTACTTTTTGCTTGAACAGAGGAGGTTAAATACTAATCAAGCATGGTTCTGCTGATGATTTCATCCTGTACTTCCTTGCAGAGTTCTACAAAGAAAGCGCAGTATCCGGCCACGCGAACAATGAGGCCGCGGTAATCATCAGGGTTCTGCTGGGCTTTAAGCAGGGTTTGGTTGTCAACGTAGTTGAATTGCATTTGGCCGTTGCCGAGCACGGAGGCAGTGCGCAGCAGGGCGATAAGCCCGTTTTCACCTTCCGGTGAGTCGAGGGAACCTTGCATGAGCTTGAAGTTGTGGGCCATTCCAAGGCTCATGGATTCCACATTGAGTTTGCCCACGGATTTGATCACAGCGGTGGGGCCTTTGGTGTCGGCTCCCTGTGTGGGACTCATGCCGTCGGAGAGGGGAGATCCGTTCATGCGTCCGTCAGGGGTGGCCCCGATCATCTCACCCAGCGGGGTGTTGAATGACTGGGAGAGAGTGCCGTGAATCATGCGGGCGTAAAGTGATTTGTGTCCGTTAATGGTCTTTTCGGTATAGTCGATGATGTCGGAGGTTATGAGGTCGGCGTAATCATCATCGTTTCCGAATTTGGGCGCGCCGAGACAATCATTGCGCAGCTCTTCAAATCCTTCCCAGTTGGCATCAAGGGCCTGTTTGAGCTGGGCGAGGGTGTATTTCTGTTCATCAAATACCAGTTTTTTGATGGCAGCCATGGAGTCGGCATAGGTGTTCAGTCCGGCAAAGATAGTGCCCGGTCCTTCGTAAAGGCAGGCTCCTCCGGCGGTTACGTCCTTGCCGCTTTGCATGCAACCGTCAACAAAGAGGGACATGTAAGGGGTGGGAACCATGTCGCGGACCAGTTTCTGGTTGATGAGCGAGCCTTGCGCAGTGATATCCATGATATGGTCGAGCTGCTTTTTGACTGCTGCGTCGAATTCTTCATAGCTGGTGAACTGCTCAAGGTCTCCGGTATCGAGTCCCTGTGCATTTTCGCCGTATGATTTGAGTATGCCGCGGTTGAAGACGAACTCAATGGCGATGGGCCACTGGGTGAATCCCCCGGCGGTCCACTGGTGGATGCGGCCTGATTTCTGGGGCTCAACACAACCCATAAGGCTGTAGTCGCGGGCATCTTCGAAATCAAAACCCTTGCGGATCATCATTTTGATGTGGGCATCGTCAAAGTGACAGGCGGGCATGCCGTTGCCGGATTTGACCACTTCTACTATTTTTTGCAGATATTTCTGCGGGGACTGGTTGTGGATTCGGCAGGCCAGTGAAGGCTGGTAAACACTTACCTTAGCCACAGCGTCCATGATCAGGAAGGTCAGGTCGTTGGTTCCGTCTCCGCCTTCGCGTTTGACACCGCCCACGCACATATTAATGAAGGGCATGTATCCGGCAAAATATTTGGCGGTTGCTTCCGGGGTGTACCAGATCATTTCAGAGCATTTGAGGATGAAGCAGTTCATCAGTTCAAAAGCCTGCTGCTGGTCGATTTCGCCGGATTTGATGCTGGCTTCATAGCAGGGCAGCACATACTGGTCGAAGCGTCCAAGGGAAGTGCTGCACTGGTTTTCTTCCAGCAGGAACAGGGATTGGATGGTCCAGACAGCCTGCAAGGCTTCATGAAAAGTTTTGGGAGGATTAGCCGGAACGCGTTCGTTAATCTCAGCGATGAGTTCCAGTTCCACCTTGCGGACCGGATTATCTTCTTTTGCCGCCAGTTCTTTTGCATAAGCGGCAACACGCTCCGCGTAGAGCAGAATACCTTCACAGGTAATGATGGCAGCCTTGTAGAAATTTATTTTATCCTGATCTGACTCAGCACTTGGGTCAGCATCTTTTTTAAGTCCGGCAAGGTGTGCTTCCGCTTCGGCCTTAACTCCGCTGATACCTTTTTCAAAGAGGATG carries:
- a CDS encoding glycosyltransferase family 1 protein, with the protein product MKTYIFIPPVRKPTGGITVFCQIASILARHGKDVQLVMREKGSWMPQLAEGYPDPIHWDDVQLTPDDLWLVPEGWVNSLAPGLNAKARCLVYCQNWAYLFSSLPEGVSWANLPVSFLAVSHPVEWFMQQTVGKVSPILRPGIDTELFYPPEKKPGGKLKIAYMPRKNKALVSQIKSIFESRNAGAEVRWVEIAGMDAKGVAETLRSCHIFLVSGFPEGCPLPPLESLASGCIPVGFSGFGGWDYMRQIEGATFKPWWPLRDVSWSGNGFWSADADVLDAAFNLEKAITLWREGGSVLDSALEAGQQTIRSYTVEEQEKTVLEIWEKF
- a CDS encoding TatD family hydrolase, which produces MAKKNRALPQSVGINIPGVETHAHLDLEEFREDLPEVLTRAKESGVGKIGNVFLGPQAYHENKKLFADYPEVFFLLGVHPNDSGKFVEDDIEAMRDAFKTEPRLKAVGEIGLDFYWDRVPYDVQEDVFRKQLKLADELDLPVVIHSRDAHERTIEVLEDFGWSGKPLLWHCFGGDAETAKRIVDHGWYISVPGPVTYKKNEIAQEAVKSIPLDRLVLETDCPFLTPEPWRGKRNEPAFVVFTAAKVAELKEMDVNELWKACSENAHKFFNLGN
- a CDS encoding N-acetyltransferase; its protein translation is MIRKVLPEEYDFLGSLWLEVSINAHDFISREFWEANLDAMRNEYLPASETWVIEQDGDIAGFMSLMGETVAALFVSADKQGNGLGSRLLHHAKEEYESLNLCVYKENLSSVAFYKKQGFKVSEERADEHTGHVEFVMSWQR
- a CDS encoding sensor domain-containing diguanylate cyclase; translation: MITHSTNTNTNTIPNMSIDKFDFDSTLLTINFATRLLAMEVDPDILVDRVLEAFCDLGNCQDATLMMYDEYDQLKGVAASHKQHRFIIDEQIPLTKAMIEAAQSLKPVVRPVCDDSIYPLPSEYCDTDKTCLCIPLVGSRDRIRGFVTLYRGKDQQWDISELFQLGIVSTVAAISIENSRLFRQTIEDSLTGLYMRRYLFIRVREEIQRFKRRGGPLSVIMLDVDDFKAVNDSYGHATGDMVLRAVGQILHDNSRQGVDIPCRYGGEEFVILMPGSEKKEAVIVAERIRSACENATISVPEGKVKITASCGIASIEECQEPSADALLNIADKRMYCAKESGRNQVVSK
- a CDS encoding transcriptional regulator, producing MPAIVKSISCEIDHYVPFVEFLGTFLGDNCEVVLHDTTSKEKSVLAIANGHISGRGVGAPLTDLALKFLVDEVYRQQDWMMGYTTEGRNGHILHSATYFIKGSGGDLLGMLCLNMDTSDMLAARDMINKVIHSAGFERSVKKEDHSSAPAGEEHSETFPKSMEDLTESLIVRVISDTNILPERMTSDEKQDVVSTLNERGVFMLKGAIKDVAKHLVVSEATVYRYLQKINDK
- a CDS encoding RidA family protein, whose translation is MKKVVVSEKAPAAVGCYSHAIETGNLVFTSGQLPINAETGKMPEGPAAQAKQALDNLKYVLEAAGATMDDVVKTTVLIQNIEDFAAINEVYATYFSEPFPARSCFEVANLPLGALVEIEAVAAK
- a CDS encoding dicarboxylate/amino acid:cation symporter yields the protein MSKESKFKEFGLIIKLLFGIAAGVGIGLFANHAVMEVVVTAKYVMGQFIFYTVPLVILAFIAPAITRLGQNASKMLGVGVSLAYLSAAGAATMAAVAGYVLIPHLSIATQVEGLRELPEVVFQLSIPPIMSVMTALVTAIVLGLATIWVKAKTFENMLGEFENIMMQVVTRIIIPILPFFIAATFAGLAYEGSLTKQLPVFLEVIVIVLVGHFIWLTFLYTLAGIISKRNPLEVFKHYPPAYLTAVGTMSSAATLPVSLECAGKSKALGKDTVEFMVPLGATIHLCGSVLTETFFAMTISMMLYGTLPSVGTMTMFILLFGIFAIGAPGVPGGTVMASLGIVVGVLGFDPAGVALLLAVFALQDSFGTACNVTGDGALALMMEGIFNRNGELDKARTS
- a CDS encoding serine dehydratase subunit alpha family protein, producing the protein MTNKKWSEYAEILKREVVPALGCTEPIAIALAAARAAETLGKEAEKVVVKVSGNLLKNGMGVGVPGTGMTGLDIAAAVGVTGGKSELALEVLRDLDAEQLAAGKKLLADGRLHVELADTEELLYVEAVVESGADSARCVIARAHAAIVLVEKNGEEVFSAPLMSEDKEESGCSMTMKEIFEYATEAPLEDLRFILEAVELNEKVATEGLTDDWGLKVGKSIAKDIEDGIRSDDIVSYAIKMTAAASDARMEGIQMPVMSNSGSGNQGLTATLPVLAFARRRNASEEQLVRALILSHLSAVHMKSHLGKLSALCGASLAATASGCGIVLILGGGLEEVESAIKNTLGDIAGMICDGAKTSCALKVSSAVEAAINSALLAMKGISIPGKDGILDDDIEACIRNVGQLGSVGMAQTDKVILEIMTGKHTTAPAA
- the cutC gene encoding choline trimethylamine-lyase, giving the protein MKTDYTENFLTDRINKLKDEYLKVKPSISIVRAQAFTEISKAHPDLPNNIRRAMGFKRACEIAPMYIQEGELIVGHPCGKPRTGSFSPDTDWKLIHDELDSIGSRPQDPYLISDEDKKILRDEIFPFWEGKSLAEACEAEFRKEGIWEFGAESCVSDLTYHISSGGGDTSPGYDIILFEKGISGVKAEAEAHLAGLKKDADPSAESDQDKINFYKAAIITCEGILLYAERVAAYAKELAAKEDNPVRKVELELIAEINERVPANPPKTFHEALQAVWTIQSLFLLEENQCSTSLGRFDQYVLPCYEASIKSGEIDQQQAFELMNCFILKCSEMIWYTPEATAKYFAGYMPFINMCVGGVKREGGDGTNDLTFLIMDAVAKVSVYQPSLACRIHNQSPQKYLQKIVEVVKSGNGMPACHFDDAHIKMMIRKGFDFEDARDYSLMGCVEPQKSGRIHQWTAGGFTQWPIAIEFVFNRGILKSYGENAQGLDTGDLEQFTSYEEFDAAVKKQLDHIMDITAQGSLINQKLVRDMVPTPYMSLFVDGCMQSGKDVTAGGACLYEGPGTIFAGLNTYADSMAAIKKLVFDEQKYTLAQLKQALDANWEGFEELRNDCLGAPKFGNDDDYADLITSDIIDYTEKTINGHKSLYARMIHGTLSQSFNTPLGEMIGATPDGRMNGSPLSDGMSPTQGADTKGPTAVIKSVGKLNVESMSLGMAHNFKLMQGSLDSPEGENGLIALLRTASVLGNGQMQFNYVDNQTLLKAQQNPDDYRGLIVRVAGYCAFFVELCKEVQDEIISRTMLD